CTACGGCTTTCAGGACACCTTTTCCGTGATACCTTTTCTTGTCTTTGTCCCTTATCTCCAAAGCTTCGAACTTTCCAGTGGATGCTCCGGAAGGAACGATCGCCCTTCCCACAGTACCATCTTCCAGAACGACTTCGGCCTCAACGGTGGGATTTCCTCGAGAATCGAGAACTTCTCTTGCCCTCACATCGACGATTTCCACGTACACAGTCTCCACCTCCTCGCTTTTTTGATTCCATCAATATTGTACCCCATTCCGATTAAATCTCTATTTGAGTTTCGGTTATAACATCGAGTATCTCTTCCGGTTTTATGAGTTCTCCGTTCACTTTGTTTATCGTCCTTATGACCTTCGATTTTCTGTCGATGGCACTGATCAGTTCTTTCGCGTACTGCCCCAGATTCATCTCGGCGATGATGATCGTGTTCACCTTCTCCGCCAGTTTCCTGAATCTGGAAATGGGAGCTGGCCAGATCGTAATGGGTTTGAACAGTCCCACTTTAATCCGATCGCGTCTTGCTATTTTCACAGCCCTCAGAGCACTTCTTGCGACGATTCCATAAGCCACCACGAGGATCTCTGCATCTTCCACTTCGTACTCTTCGTACAGAGCTAGTTCGTCTGAGTGAAGCCTTATCTTGTTTGTGAGCCGTCTTATCAGTTTCTCCGCCACATCGGGAGAACTGAGAGGAAAGCCAGATTCATCGTGTACAAGACCGGAAACGTGAAACTTCGTCCTTCCCATCTCGGCCATTGGTAGCGGCGTGGGTTCTGCGTACTCGCTCTCGGAAAACGGAACAAATAACTCTTCGTCACCAAAAGATGTGTCCTTCAGTCTTTCTATGACGAAAAGATCTTCGTCTTTTGGAGGGTAGAAACTCTCCCTCATGTGTCCCAGGGTCTCATCCATCAGGAAGATAACCGGTGTTCTGTACTCTTCTGCCATGTTGAAAGCGGTGATTATGTGACGATACACTTCTTCCACCGTGGAGGGATAGAGGGCAATTATGGCGTGATCGCCGTGTGTTCCCCACCTTGCCTGCATGATGTCTCCCTGGGCCGGTTTTGTGGGAAGTCCTGTGGACGGTCCCAGTCTCATAACGTTGACAAAAACGCACGGAGTCTCCGTCATTATCGCGTATCCGATCACTTCCTGCATGAGACTGAATCCAGGACCACTCGTTGCAGTCATGGCCTTCACACCGGCAAGAGAGGCCCCAACAACGGCTGCGGCACTGGCTATTTCGTCTTCCATCTGGATGAACACACCTCCGACCTTTGGTAACTCCCTCGCCATGACTTCGGCTATCTCCGTAGAAGGTGTGATGGGATAACCTGCGAAGAATCTGCATCCCGCTT
This genomic window from Thermotoga sp. SG1 contains:
- a CDS encoding 2-oxoacid:acceptor oxidoreductase subunit alpha; this encodes MPEMMFLQGNEACALGAIKAGCRFFAGYPITPSTEIAEVMARELPKVGGVFIQMEDEIASAAAVVGASLAGVKAMTATSGPGFSLMQEVIGYAIMTETPCVFVNVMRLGPSTGLPTKPAQGDIMQARWGTHGDHAIIALYPSTVEEVYRHIITAFNMAEEYRTPVIFLMDETLGHMRESFYPPKDEDLFVIERLKDTSFGDEELFVPFSESEYAEPTPLPMAEMGRTKFHVSGLVHDESGFPLSSPDVAEKLIRRLTNKIRLHSDELALYEEYEVEDAEILVVAYGIVARSALRAVKIARRDRIKVGLFKPITIWPAPISRFRKLAEKVNTIIIAEMNLGQYAKELISAIDRKSKVIRTINKVNGELIKPEEILDVITETQIEI